From one Agathobaculum sp. NTUH-O15-33 genomic stretch:
- a CDS encoding helix-turn-helix domain-containing protein: MKDNYFKKGFADRLYNTIEQRDITRRELSDAIGVSYPALASYLAGREEGKGALPPLETAAKLADILGVSLDELCGRVPSTAPPLQRTLAEPPTPITTTDAQQRLKDIYEASVALHFSVSLNDGEAVALTSSNRFVRMFFEQMQESESLDATLGVFSDLQVYDGELVDPVTFRIMKSKEGRE, encoded by the coding sequence ATGAAAGACAACTATTTTAAAAAAGGGTTTGCTGACCGCTTATACAACACAATAGAACAAAGGGACATTACACGACGGGAATTGTCTGACGCTATCGGGGTAAGCTATCCCGCACTTGCTTCCTATCTGGCGGGCCGGGAGGAGGGCAAGGGCGCATTGCCGCCCCTCGAAACTGCCGCAAAGCTAGCGGATATTCTCGGTGTTTCACTCGACGAGTTGTGCGGGCGCGTGCCCTCGACAGCCCCCCCGCTACAGCGGACATTAGCGGAACCGCCTACCCCAATTACCACGACAGACGCGCAGCAACGACTGAAAGACATTTATGAAGCGTCAGTTGCCCTCCATTTTAGCGTCAGCCTGAACGATGGTGAGGCCGTCGCCCTAACGAGTAGCAACCGCTTTGTCAGAATGTTCTTCGAGCAAATGCAAGAGAGCGAGAGCCTTGACGCCACACTCGGCGTATTCAGCGATCTTCAAGTATATGACGGTGAATTGGTTGACCCTGTTACCTTTCGGATCATGAAGTCAAAGGAGGGACGTGAATGA
- a CDS encoding DUF6291 domain-containing protein: MAGRKAFMLYFDYREHLELLTDAERGALLTALFEYAEHGRESELAGAAKMAFSFIRAQLDRDADKYSERCERNRENGAKGRQAAARRRQAGETQNKRTVFREAQKT, from the coding sequence ATGGCGGGACGCAAGGCATTTATGCTGTATTTCGATTACCGGGAGCATTTGGAGCTGCTGACCGACGCGGAGCGCGGCGCGCTGCTGACGGCGCTTTTTGAGTACGCGGAGCATGGCAGGGAGAGCGAACTTGCCGGGGCGGCTAAGATGGCGTTTTCCTTCATTCGGGCGCAGCTCGACCGCGATGCGGACAAGTACAGCGAGCGGTGCGAACGAAACCGGGAAAACGGCGCCAAGGGGCGGCAGGCCGCCGCACGGCGACGGCAAGCCGGAGAAACCCAAAACAAGCGAACGGTTTTCCGCGAAGCCCAAAAAACCTGA
- the smpB gene encoding SsrA-binding protein SmpB, which produces MAEKQGTKQVTANKKAWHDYFVEEKYEAGIELAGTEVKSIRQGQVNLKDSYCSFKEGELFVRGMHISPYEKGNIFNKDPLRVRRLLMHKREIAGLYGRTKQEGYTLIPLAVYFKNSRVKIQLGLCRGKKTYDKRDSIAARDAKREIDRAMKMRNR; this is translated from the coding sequence ATGGCTGAAAAACAGGGCACAAAGCAAGTCACCGCCAATAAAAAAGCATGGCACGACTACTTTGTCGAGGAAAAATACGAGGCGGGCATCGAACTGGCGGGAACAGAGGTAAAATCCATCCGCCAAGGACAGGTGAACCTCAAGGACTCGTACTGCTCCTTTAAAGAAGGCGAGCTGTTCGTGCGCGGTATGCACATCAGCCCCTACGAAAAGGGCAATATCTTTAATAAGGATCCCCTGCGCGTGCGGCGTTTACTCATGCACAAGCGGGAAATCGCGGGTCTGTACGGCCGCACCAAGCAGGAAGGGTACACCCTTATTCCGCTTGCCGTGTATTTTAAAAATTCGCGCGTCAAGATTCAGCTCGGCCTATGCCGCGGCAAAAAGACGTACGACAAGCGCGACAGCATTGCCGCGCGCGACGCAAAGCGCGAGATCGACCGCGCGATGAAGATGAGAAATCGTTGA
- a CDS encoding helix-turn-helix domain-containing protein, translated as MIRSYRTERGWSQAELGDRSKVDPAQIGRFERGVAEPELKTLRNIADAFNLECSELLDDAPKSCRRQQINEASEKFADTLERHTGDSSYMVKEFNQLMRVVKENL; from the coding sequence ATGATTAGATCTTACAGAACCGAGCGGGGCTGGTCGCAAGCAGAGCTTGGCGACAGGTCCAAAGTAGATCCCGCCCAGATCGGTAGGTTTGAGCGTGGTGTGGCGGAGCCGGAACTGAAAACATTGCGCAATATAGCGGACGCGTTCAATCTGGAATGCAGCGAGCTGTTGGACGACGCCCCCAAATCGTGCAGGCGGCAGCAAATTAATGAAGCAAGCGAAAAATTTGCGGACACATTGGAGCGACATACCGGCGATTCGAGCTATATGGTCAAGGAATTTAATCAGCTTATGAGAGTTGTGAAAGAAAACCTATAA
- a CDS encoding cold-shock protein: MSNGIVKWFNAEKGFGFIQNDDGSDDVFVHFSAIQSEGYKSLNEGQRVSFESEVDPKNSSKMRAVNVCLA, translated from the coding sequence ATGAGTAACGGTATCGTAAAATGGTTTAATGCAGAAAAGGGCTTTGGCTTCATCCAGAACGACGACGGCAGCGATGATGTGTTCGTTCACTTCTCCGCCATCCAGTCCGAAGGCTACAAGTCCCTGAACGAAGGCCAGCGCGTTTCGTTCGAGTCCGAGGTTGATCCCAAGAACAGCAGCAAGATGCGCGCTGTCAACGTCTGCCTCGCCTAA
- a CDS encoding type IV secretory system conjugative DNA transfer family protein, whose amino-acid sequence MALSMCYVLRTSARQLSALPPTYLQEIFHDPTYRVIGDAVVCYFDIYKQSTSLADPDELHSLTGVLQSRLVRHFYHANNIVQEWYANGGIEPRVQVTGIADEGATLTIEVVLGYDQRTIQGGQVYINEQRHSKNTLTAKPTAARPATDTPFIPLAYHKELLVDGDQRPVKWPYELAPHGVVIGGTGSGKTYFVKQTIWRVLERVPNAAVIVCDFKADDFRFLSDYTGYYSYLDCATGLRAFYDLFTARQAGIDASRDFRLLVFDEWASYIQSLDKKQGEAEMKKLATLLMLGRSFGCHVLVSQQRGDAQYFSTARDNFGLVVALGNLSPESRDMFFRGYKDSIELTQTQGTGYAAINGGDPIPIQVCTVNMDKVEGEISRHFEPKPSDGASEA is encoded by the coding sequence TTGGCGCTGTCCATGTGCTACGTCTTACGCACGAGCGCACGACAACTATCAGCACTTCCGCCGACATATTTACAAGAAATTTTCCACGATCCTACTTATCGTGTGATTGGGGACGCTGTGGTATGCTACTTCGATATCTATAAGCAGAGTACGAGCCTTGCAGACCCGGATGAGCTACACAGCCTAACCGGCGTACTCCAAAGCCGCCTTGTACGTCATTTCTACCATGCTAACAATATCGTACAAGAGTGGTATGCAAACGGTGGCATAGAACCGCGCGTACAGGTGACCGGCATAGCCGACGAGGGCGCAACGCTTACTATTGAGGTGGTGCTCGGTTACGACCAGCGCACCATACAGGGCGGACAAGTCTATATCAACGAACAGCGCCACTCGAAAAACACACTTACAGCGAAGCCAACAGCGGCACGTCCAGCCACAGACACGCCATTTATCCCTTTAGCCTATCACAAAGAACTACTTGTAGACGGCGACCAACGCCCGGTCAAATGGCCTTATGAACTTGCACCGCACGGCGTTGTAATTGGCGGAACCGGGAGCGGAAAGACCTACTTTGTAAAGCAGACAATTTGGCGTGTGCTTGAGCGTGTACCCAATGCTGCCGTCATCGTCTGTGACTTCAAAGCGGACGATTTTCGTTTCCTATCCGACTATACCGGCTACTATTCATACCTTGACTGCGCGACGGGTTTACGGGCTTTCTACGACCTTTTTACTGCTCGTCAAGCTGGTATAGACGCAAGCCGAGATTTTCGACTGCTCGTGTTCGATGAGTGGGCCTCGTACATACAATCACTTGACAAGAAGCAAGGCGAAGCTGAAATGAAGAAACTGGCCACCCTACTTATGCTAGGCCGTTCCTTTGGATGTCATGTGCTGGTATCCCAACAGCGTGGCGATGCGCAGTATTTTAGCACAGCACGAGACAACTTTGGCCTAGTAGTCGCTCTCGGCAATCTATCTCCCGAGAGCAGAGATATGTTTTTTAGGGGCTATAAGGACAGCATTGAGCTCACACAGACACAAGGAACAGGTTACGCCGCAATCAACGGCGGTGACCCTATCCCAATCCAAGTCTGCACGGTGAACATGGACAAGGTAGAAGGGGAAATTTCCAGACACTTTGAACCCAAGCCGTCCGACGGCGCGAGCGAAGCGTAA
- a CDS encoding DNA adenine methylase yields the protein MGISYSPLRYPGGKNQMYNMVLDILEKNNLRGCHYVEPFAGGAGIAIRLLFEGVVDEITINDFDISIYSFWHSIVHQTDEFVALIEKTPITIDEWHRQKYIYANVNEFSLLELGFATFFLNRTNRSGILKAGPIGGLDQSGNYKIDCRFNKLRLIALIQRIAENRAHINICNLDAKCLISDFHRDHSFFFIDPPYFNKGKKLYTNFFELDDHRELAAIIEANLKDIPWIITYDVCQEIREIYAKRIVDTVSLNYSLQSKKKANEFIFFNKLSV from the coding sequence ATGGGGATATCATACTCTCCTTTGCGCTATCCAGGTGGAAAAAATCAAATGTACAATATGGTTTTAGATATATTGGAGAAAAACAATCTCCGTGGATGCCATTATGTTGAGCCATTTGCCGGTGGAGCCGGGATCGCAATAAGACTTTTATTTGAGGGTGTCGTTGATGAAATAACTATCAATGACTTTGATATCTCCATATATTCTTTTTGGCATAGCATAGTGCACCAAACGGATGAATTTGTTGCCTTAATCGAAAAAACACCTATTACAATAGATGAATGGCACCGACAAAAATATATATACGCAAATGTCAACGAATTTTCTCTGTTAGAGTTGGGTTTTGCAACCTTTTTCTTGAACAGGACAAACCGTTCTGGAATATTAAAGGCTGGTCCGATTGGTGGTTTAGATCAAAGCGGAAATTACAAAATAGATTGCAGGTTTAATAAGTTAAGGTTAATTGCACTAATTCAAAGGATAGCAGAGAACAGAGCACATATTAATATATGTAATTTAGATGCAAAGTGCCTAATTTCTGATTTTCATAGAGATCATTCATTTTTCTTTATTGATCCGCCCTATTTTAATAAAGGCAAAAAACTTTATACGAACTTTTTTGAACTGGATGATCACAGAGAATTAGCAGCGATTATAGAAGCCAATTTGAAAGATATCCCTTGGATTATTACTTATGACGTTTGTCAAGAAATTAGAGAAATATATGCAAAGCGAATAGTGGACACGGTTTCTCTTAACTACAGCTTGCAAAGTAAAAAGAAAGCAAATGAATTTATATTTTTCAATAAACTGTCGGTTTGA
- a CDS encoding WG repeat-containing protein, whose amino-acid sequence MINDSGKVGYIDTSGKLVIPCQFDAPINQITSPCASLFKDGKAWVFRASADSSAMEACGGWAQIDTAGKLLTDYSPDASVGEYWMIPSENVEKYNLFCLADANLATGQKEQFPDVCTAPGIGTFTARFGGTDTGLASIPNGGLYIVKRQTVGTRNLSTYTTTSFETVNPTGSWDAIASYHQVNYKLENTTTGIDNVDIVVIPCVRGEDFDFDGSHHMSPNSYYPLTVERIERTLQPGEVVRGSFRPQWGFESYLLKYVVIKLEPGDMELLQQNCIGVLDRDMTYHPSQRTIAENQLASDFVHKYFADYLK is encoded by the coding sequence GTGATCAACGATAGCGGCAAGGTTGGTTATATCGATACTTCGGGTAAGCTGGTCATTCCCTGCCAGTTTGACGCGCCGATCAATCAAATCACATCTCCCTGTGCGTCTTTGTTCAAAGATGGAAAGGCATGGGTGTTCCGCGCAAGTGCCGATTCCTCTGCGATGGAAGCCTGCGGCGGGTGGGCGCAGATCGACACCGCCGGGAAACTGCTGACCGACTACTCGCCTGACGCGTCGGTGGGTGAATATTGGATGATACCCAGTGAAAATGTCGAGAAATACAATCTGTTTTGTCTTGCAGACGCTAACTTGGCAACGGGACAGAAAGAGCAATTCCCGGATGTCTGCACCGCTCCCGGCATAGGGACGTTTACCGCCCGCTTCGGCGGTACTGACACAGGGCTGGCCAGCATTCCAAACGGCGGCCTTTATATCGTCAAGCGGCAAACCGTGGGGACGCGCAACCTCTCAACGTACACAACCACCAGTTTTGAAACAGTTAATCCGACTGGGTCATGGGATGCGATTGCATCCTATCATCAGGTCAACTATAAGCTGGAAAACACCACTACTGGTATAGATAATGTGGATATTGTTGTTATTCCATGTGTGCGCGGAGAAGATTTTGATTTTGATGGTAGCCATCACATGTCACCGAATTCCTACTATCCATTGACCGTTGAAAGAATAGAGCGGACGCTACAGCCGGGTGAAGTCGTGCGCGGCTCATTTAGACCGCAATGGGGATTTGAGTCCTATTTGCTCAAATATGTAGTAATCAAGTTGGAGCCGGGCGATATGGAACTGCTGCAACAAAACTGCATCGGTGTGTTGGATCGTGATATGACCTATCATCCATCCCAGCGAACCATTGCGGAAAATCAACTGGCAAGCGATTTTGTCCACAAATATTTTGCGGATTACTTAAAATGA
- a CDS encoding DUF305 domain-containing protein yields MNKKVWYWCLGILAVAIIAALIWNATAPETPSGDANGGQMDHSGMDHGSSTDTEDPNLRGYLDEQDAIMATMMTDMENIEHSGNAAIDFLAGMIPHHESAIAMAQSYQKYGGAHEVLAPLAQEIITAQTDEIEQMKGMIERLRSGEAADEAQAKAYLEAYADLMNHSMSHASADSLDAAFAEGMIMHHQMAVDMANAILPHTSDEEVTKLAQTIVETQEKEISDMQDVLNELQKS; encoded by the coding sequence ATGAACAAAAAGGTATGGTATTGGTGCCTTGGTATCCTTGCAGTCGCGATTATCGCCGCGCTCATTTGGAACGCTACCGCTCCGGAAACCCCGTCCGGCGATGCAAACGGCGGGCAGATGGACCACAGCGGCATGGATCACGGTTCGTCCACGGATACGGAGGACCCCAACCTGCGCGGCTATCTCGATGAGCAGGACGCGATTATGGCGACCATGATGACGGATATGGAAAATATCGAACACTCCGGCAACGCCGCCATTGATTTTCTGGCGGGCATGATCCCCCACCATGAATCCGCTATCGCAATGGCGCAAAGCTATCAAAAGTACGGCGGCGCGCATGAAGTGCTCGCGCCGTTGGCGCAGGAGATCATCACGGCGCAGACGGATGAAATCGAGCAGATGAAAGGCATGATTGAACGGCTGCGATCGGGCGAAGCCGCCGACGAAGCGCAGGCCAAGGCATATTTAGAAGCCTATGCCGATTTGATGAACCACTCCATGTCCCACGCTTCGGCAGACAGCCTTGACGCCGCCTTTGCCGAGGGTATGATCATGCACCACCAGATGGCCGTGGACATGGCGAACGCCATCCTGCCCCACACGTCGGATGAAGAAGTCACCAAGCTGGCCCAGACCATCGTGGAGACCCAAGAGAAGGAAATATCCGATATGCAGGACGTGCTGAACGAGCTGCAAAAGTCCTGA
- a CDS encoding SHOCT domain-containing protein gives MTGQSASVSPMPIMLILIVLAAIIATAIILLRKKRAVPPIGANGGEDAGGQGIAKKYPFFVDPAETPQAELGSGFIQSYLGGGAISKGFVVATQRRAYFKGKSYFKDFKGHWKKQMQEKTVDLKDITGTGYTSMRQLWMLISGISSFFWPVLLCFLFKGKGGITAVLDNIAFQYTRNLFFMVLLGLLPLGVFLALYFLKRRTLFTIEFAGGNISFNTSWYGKSEVDSFQKNLRQAMAAIKDTETSAPVAAAVHAYTAPPTATGAAKEKAEALREYAKLKEDGVITDEEFQKMKAELVPNNK, from the coding sequence ATGACAGGACAAAGCGCGAGTGTATCACCAATGCCAATCATGCTGATTCTAATTGTGCTTGCGGCAATTATAGCAACGGCTATCATTCTCTTGCGAAAAAAACGGGCGGTTCCACCCATAGGCGCGAATGGCGGAGAAGATGCAGGTGGTCAAGGGATAGCAAAGAAATATCCATTTTTTGTTGACCCGGCGGAGACACCGCAAGCGGAGTTAGGTTCCGGGTTCATCCAAAGCTATCTCGGCGGCGGCGCAATCTCCAAAGGCTTTGTTGTGGCGACCCAGCGGCGGGCATATTTCAAGGGCAAAAGCTATTTTAAGGACTTTAAGGGGCACTGGAAAAAGCAGATGCAAGAAAAAACCGTTGACCTTAAAGACATCACGGGGACGGGATATACAAGTATGCGTCAACTGTGGATGTTGATTTCCGGAATTTCTTCATTTTTCTGGCCTGTGCTGTTATGCTTCCTATTTAAAGGAAAAGGCGGAATTACAGCGGTTTTAGACAACATTGCGTTTCAGTATACACGAAATCTTTTCTTTATGGTGCTATTGGGGCTGCTTCCGCTTGGCGTATTCCTTGCATTATATTTTCTGAAACGCAGAACACTGTTCACAATCGAATTTGCTGGCGGCAATATCAGCTTTAACACATCATGGTATGGCAAAAGCGAAGTTGACAGTTTCCAGAAAAATCTGCGCCAAGCAATGGCCGCCATCAAAGATACCGAGACATCCGCCCCGGTTGCCGCTGCCGTCCACGCCTACACCGCACCGCCTACCGCCACCGGCGCGGCCAAGGAAAAGGCCGAAGCTCTGCGCGAGTATGCCAAGCTGAAAGAGGACGGCGTTATCACCGATGAAGAATTCCAGAAAATGAAAGCCGAGCTTGTGCCCAATAATAAATAA
- a CDS encoding helix-turn-helix domain-containing protein, whose translation MQDEFKDYYKMIGLKVAYYRKLKGLTQEQLAEIMGVGTSFLGQIEAVNIVKPISLDTLFRISKALDVPPHKFLDFT comes from the coding sequence GTGCAGGATGAATTTAAAGACTACTACAAAATGATCGGTCTGAAAGTTGCTTACTACCGCAAGTTAAAGGGTTTGACACAGGAGCAGCTTGCCGAGATCATGGGCGTCGGCACCTCCTTTCTCGGACAAATCGAGGCCGTGAATATCGTCAAGCCTATATCGCTTGACACGCTGTTCCGTATTAGCAAGGCTCTGGATGTGCCGCCCCATAAGTTTTTGGACTTCACATAA
- a CDS encoding recombinase family protein, which yields MNLVVYARYSSHSQTEQSIEGQLQACYDFAKANGHTIIKEYIDRAMTGKTDKRPNFQRMITDSAKRQFAGVLVYQLDRFARNRYDSATYKSKLKKNGVRVLSARENIGEDASGILIEGVLESMAEYYSAELAQKIQRGMDINGSKCLSIGSNPGFGYRVIDKHIVLNPDTAPIAKEIFERYAAGETVAEITAWLNSRQIKTTKGGAFNKNSLHAMFRNKRYLGIYTYKGVETPNAIPRIVSDELFEAVQIILNKNKKAPARARAKAEYLLTTKLFCGHCREMMTGYSGTSKTGTVHNYYACNGKLKKKCTKKTVQKAYIEDMVVAKCREQLTDSNIKKIAKEVAAVCAADYDGSELKRLRGCLKETEQAIENLLKALELGQAADTIAARLSQRTEEKQDLEKQIAIEQQNQIPLSEQDILFFLSALKKGDANDTKYRRMLINVFLVAVYLYDDKLTYILTVGDKTVTITDSLLSDIDQSNADYMSSCMSGDAPPMASCTNTRQLFIWLAACLYWFAR from the coding sequence ATGAATCTCGTTGTTTACGCCCGGTATTCCAGCCACAGCCAGACAGAGCAGTCCATTGAGGGGCAGCTACAAGCCTGCTATGACTTCGCCAAGGCAAATGGGCATACCATTATTAAAGAGTATATTGACCGCGCCATGACCGGCAAAACGGACAAGCGCCCCAACTTCCAGCGTATGATTACCGACAGCGCCAAGCGTCAATTCGCGGGTGTCTTGGTCTACCAGCTTGACCGTTTCGCGCGTAACCGCTACGACAGCGCTACCTATAAGAGCAAGCTGAAAAAGAATGGCGTCCGGGTCTTGTCTGCGCGGGAGAACATCGGAGAGGATGCCAGCGGTATTCTCATAGAGGGCGTACTGGAAAGCATGGCGGAATATTACTCGGCGGAGTTAGCGCAGAAAATCCAGCGTGGCATGGATATCAACGGCTCGAAATGCCTTTCTATCGGCAGTAACCCCGGTTTTGGTTATCGGGTGATTGACAAACATATTGTTCTTAATCCCGATACCGCGCCCATTGCCAAAGAGATTTTCGAGCGGTACGCCGCCGGGGAGACAGTAGCGGAGATCACCGCATGGCTGAACAGCCGTCAGATAAAGACCACAAAAGGAGGTGCATTTAACAAGAACAGTCTTCACGCCATGTTCCGCAACAAGCGGTATCTTGGTATATACACATACAAAGGAGTAGAAACGCCTAACGCTATCCCTCGCATTGTGAGCGACGAGCTTTTTGAGGCGGTACAAATCATATTGAACAAAAATAAAAAAGCCCCTGCCCGAGCACGGGCAAAGGCTGAATACTTATTGACGACAAAGCTATTTTGCGGGCATTGCCGCGAGATGATGACCGGCTATTCCGGCACATCCAAGACCGGAACGGTACACAACTACTACGCTTGCAACGGCAAGTTGAAAAAGAAATGCACCAAAAAAACCGTGCAGAAAGCCTACATTGAAGATATGGTAGTCGCCAAGTGCCGGGAACAACTGACCGATAGCAACATTAAAAAGATTGCAAAAGAGGTTGCCGCCGTGTGTGCCGCCGACTATGACGGTTCCGAATTGAAAAGACTTCGCGGTTGTCTGAAAGAGACTGAACAGGCAATAGAAAATCTACTAAAGGCACTGGAACTTGGACAGGCCGCCGATACCATCGCCGCCCGTTTGAGTCAGCGCACGGAAGAAAAGCAAGACCTTGAAAAGCAAATCGCCATTGAACAGCAAAACCAAATCCCGCTATCCGAACAAGACATTCTTTTCTTCCTCAGCGCGCTTAAAAAAGGCGACGCAAACGACACTAAATACCGTCGTATGCTGATTAACGTATTTCTAGTTGCCGTCTACCTCTACGACGATAAACTTACATACATCCTCACCGTGGGCGATAAGACAGTCACCATCACAGATAGTCTACTATCCGACATCGACCAGAGCAACGCCGACTACATGAGTTCGTGTATGAGCGGTGACGCTCCACCAATGGCGAGCTGTACGAACACCCGCCAGCTATTTATATGGTTGGCGGCGTGTTTGTACTGGTTTGCTCGCTAG
- a CDS encoding replication protein: MSDTQCRKWQITINNPLDKGFTHTRITEELHSLKSLVYYCMADEAGQTHHTHAYAAFSSAVRFSTLKAHFPEAHLEVARGSSAQNRDYICKEGKWTADKKHGTKIAGTFEEWGEIPAEQQGRRTDIDYLYEMVKEGASDLEILEAYPRAMMYLDKIERVRQTLKAERYAVEFRPLEVTYIWGPTGTGKTRGVMEEYGYDKVCRVTDYDHPFEKYHGEDVLIFDEYRSQLKMFEMLNYLDGYPLQLPCRYANRTACYTKVYIISNISLEQQYKNIQYDEPATWAAFRRRIHKVIEYSTEGCNGEATIPLAQEQLSEFTEIDDHEPLPF; the protein is encoded by the coding sequence ATGAGCGACACTCAGTGCCGCAAGTGGCAAATTACAATTAATAATCCCTTGGATAAGGGGTTTACACATACAAGAATTACGGAGGAACTTCACTCGCTGAAGTCCCTTGTCTACTACTGCATGGCAGATGAAGCGGGGCAGACTCACCACACCCATGCCTACGCCGCCTTTTCCAGTGCCGTCCGCTTTTCCACGCTGAAGGCTCATTTTCCAGAAGCACACCTAGAAGTTGCGCGGGGTTCCTCAGCACAAAATCGAGATTATATCTGTAAAGAAGGAAAATGGACGGCCGACAAGAAGCACGGCACCAAGATTGCGGGGACATTCGAGGAATGGGGTGAAATCCCTGCCGAACAGCAGGGACGGCGCACAGACATTGATTATCTTTACGAGATGGTCAAGGAGGGGGCAAGCGATCTTGAAATTTTGGAAGCATACCCACGAGCTATGATGTATCTCGACAAAATTGAGCGCGTGCGGCAAACGCTAAAAGCGGAGCGGTATGCCGTGGAATTTCGTCCGCTGGAAGTGACCTATATCTGGGGGCCAACTGGCACAGGCAAGACGCGCGGTGTAATGGAAGAATACGGATACGATAAGGTCTGCCGCGTGACTGACTACGACCACCCTTTCGAGAAGTACCACGGCGAAGACGTATTGATTTTCGATGAATACAGAAGCCAACTCAAGATGTTTGAAATGCTCAACTACTTAGATGGCTACCCGTTACAATTGCCTTGTCGGTACGCCAATCGTACCGCGTGTTACACGAAAGTCTACATCATATCCAATATCTCTCTTGAACAACAATATAAAAACATCCAGTATGACGAACCGGCAACGTGGGCGGCGTTTCGGCGGCGCATCCACAAAGTTATTGAATATTCGACGGAGGGATGCAACGGTGAAGCGACCATACCGCTAGCGCAGGAACAATTGTCGGAGTTCACCGAGATCGACGACCACGAACCGTTGCCGTTCTGA
- a CDS encoding S-layer homology domain-containing protein: MKKMVKSFVFVVVACALMATNALAFTVVEGGDITEINAPHEWAKAEIELAREAGLLTEHTDNYFKEDITRFQFAELAVNLAEKATGKEITAAPVDIFTDCTETAVLKAYAAGIVNGVGDGAFAPDQTTNREQIAAMLYRAVQYIEQNGGKGLDVKSTDISKYTDNAQVSSWAKDAVGVLAANGVMKGTSETMLSPQASCTVEQSVLLVYRLYVLTK; the protein is encoded by the coding sequence ATGAAAAAGATGGTTAAATCATTCGTTTTTGTAGTTGTGGCTTGTGCGTTAATGGCGACAAACGCTCTGGCATTTACCGTCGTGGAGGGCGGCGACATCACCGAAATCAACGCGCCCCATGAGTGGGCCAAGGCCGAAATTGAGTTGGCACGGGAAGCGGGACTGCTGACCGAGCATACCGACAATTATTTCAAGGAGGACATTACCCGTTTCCAGTTCGCGGAGTTGGCGGTCAATCTGGCGGAGAAAGCCACCGGCAAAGAAATCACAGCAGCCCCGGTAGATATCTTTACCGACTGCACCGAGACGGCAGTTTTGAAAGCCTACGCCGCTGGTATTGTCAACGGTGTGGGGGACGGCGCGTTTGCTCCAGACCAGACCACCAACCGGGAACAAATCGCCGCCATGCTCTATCGGGCTGTACAATATATCGAGCAGAACGGCGGCAAGGGCCTTGACGTGAAAAGCACCGATATTTCCAAGTACACCGATAATGCACAGGTGTCAAGCTGGGCAAAGGACGCGGTGGGGGTGCTGGCGGCTAACGGGGTGATGAAAGGTACGTCAGAAACAATGCTATCCCCGCAGGCAAGTTGCACGGTGGAGCAAAGCGTGTTGCTTGTCTACCGGCTATATGTGTTAACAAAATAA